The sequence below is a genomic window from Desulfatirhabdium butyrativorans DSM 18734.
CCAACTGGTATGACCAGAGCCGTCTGGTAGTGGCTTCTGCGGCAAGTGTCCGGGATGCCATCCTGATCGGTGTTGTTCTGGCCATGATCGTTCTGCTGATTTTCCTGCGCAATCTGAAAATCACCCTGATTGCCATGATCATCGTGCCTGCCGTTCTGGCGGCTACGGTAGTCATGCTCTATGCTCTCGGCATGAGCTTCAACATCATGACGCTGGGCGGGATGGCGGCAGCCGTCGGGTTGATCATCGACGACGCCATCGTGATGGTCGAACACATTACCCGCAGACTCCGCGGCGGAAAAGGCCCCCACCATGGCCGGGTGATGGAGGCCGCCAGAGAATTTTTCCAGCCCCTTTCCGGATCGAGCGCTGCGACCTTGATCGTTTTCGTTCCGCTGGCGTTTCTGAGTGGTGTGACAGGGGCTTTTTTCAAGGCGCTGTCCCTGACCATGGGCTCGGCTCTGCTCATCTCCTTTTTGATGACCTGGCTGGCAGTGCCGATTCTCGCCGACCATCTGCTGAGCCGAAAGGATGCCGAACAAAAGGAGGGAGGAAGGTTGACCGCCTGGCTTCATGAGAGATATCACCTGCTGATGGAACGGTTGCTGGCGCATCCGAGCCTGGCGCTGATCCTGATCGTACCGCTTCTCGCTTCGGGGTGGCTGGCGTTCCGGCATGTCGGCTCCGGCTTCATGCCCGCCATGGATGAGGGTGGCTTCATCCTCGATTATCGGTCTGAACCCGGAACGGCCCTTTCGGAGACCGACCGTCTGGTGCGGCAGGTGGAGGAAATCGTGCGGAGCGTTGCCGATGTGGATACCTATTCCCGCCGTACGGGCACAGGACTGGGCGGAGGGCTTTCCGAGGCCAACGAAGGGGATTTTTTCATCCGTCTCAAGCCGATGCCACGCAGGCCCATCGAGCAGGTCATGGACGATATCCGCAACCGGGTTGAAGAGAAAGTGCCCGGGTTGCATATCGGCATGGCCCAGTTGATGGAGGATCTCATCGGTGATCTAACGGCCGTACCGCAACCGATCGAAATTAAAATCTTTTCAGACAATGCCGCCAAGTTGCAAGATACCGCCAGACGCATTGCCCGGAACATCAGAAGCATCCCCGGCGTCATCGAAATCCGCGATGGCATCAATCCGGCGGGAGATGCGCTGGTTGTGCATGTCAACCGCACGCGCGCAGCCCTTGAAGGGGTGGATCCGGAAGCCATTACGCGGCTCTTGCAGGCCTACATCAGCGGGATGATTACGACAGAGGTGCAAAGCGGCGTCAAAATGGTGGGTGTCCGGCTGTGGATTCCGGAAGGGTTGCGTACTACGGACCGGGACCTCAAACACCTGCAATTAAGAGCCCCCGATGGCCATTTGTTTCCACTCAGGCGGGTGGCCAAGATCGAAGCGCTGAGCGGTGAACCGCAGATCAGCCGTGAAAACCTCAAACGCATGGTGGCCGTTACGGCGCGCATCAGCGGCCGGGACATGGGATCGGTGATCCGGGATGTCAAGCGGATGCTGGATCAGCCCGGTATACTGCCGGCAGGGATGTATTACGATTTGGGCGGCGTCTACCAGCAACAGCAGATCGCCTTCAAGGGACTGCAGGCGGTGTTTGCGGCGGCAGTCGCCCTGGTATTTCTGCTGTTGCTTTTTCTCTACGAGAATTTCCGGGTCGTTCTTTCCATCATGTCCATTCCCCTGATGGCCGTTTCGGCCGTATTTATCGGGCTGTGGGCGACCGGCATCGAACTGAACATTTCAGCGATCATGGGCATGACCATGATCGTAGGAATCGTCACTGAGGTGGCGATTTTCTATTTTTCGGAGTACCGGGAGCTCGTGCGGCATGAACCGCACAGAGCCGCGCTGATCGATGCCGGGAAGAACCGCATGCGACCGATTGCCATGACTACATTTGCGGCGATCCTGACCTTGCTGCCCCTGGCCTATGCCATCGGTCAGGGCTCGGCCATGCAACAGCCCCTGGCCATCGCCATCATTTCGGGTCTTGTGGTGCAGCTGCCCCTGGTGCTGCTGGTCATGCCCGTTGTGTACGATCTGCTGACCGGACGTTCCGGGAAATGGGCGCTTTCCGGGGATATTCCGGAAGATCCGCTGCCGGAAACACAAGGCTGCTGCGGGGAAGGCGGCGAGCCCATGACCGAAACGGGGGGGGGAAAACCGGTGAACATCCCGCAGGAGCCGCGCTGCTCCGAATAGGGGTTTTCCGTTCAGACACGAGATAGCGATACTTCTTCATGTTCTCTTCATGATGGCGGTATAGGATAGCGCCAAAAGGCAGGGACAAGACGTTGGGCGTCTTGTTGATCGGACTGCCGGAATCTGATTGAGAACAGGAGGCAGTGTCATGAAGCGAAAATGGATTGCCATCGTTGGAAGTGGGGCCTTGGCCCTCGGAGTTGCCGTTGCGGGCGCAAGCTTTGCCAAATCGGAGGGCGGCGGCGTTCGTTCCGGCGCCATCCGGATCGAAAAGCAGTCCGAAGCGGAGTTTCCCTCAATGGCCAAGATTTCGATGGATCAGGCCGTCCAGAATGCCCTGGCTTCGGTTCAGGGGCAGGTCTTGAAAACAGAACTCGAGGATGAAAACGGCTTTCTGGTGTATGGGGTCGAGGTGGTGAGCGCCGACAAGTCCATCGTGGATGTGAAGGTGGATGCCGGAACCGGAACCGTGCTGGCCATGGACCGGGATGAAGCGGATGGCGATGGTCACGAATCCGGCGAATCCGATGACCGGGATGCTGAGGATTGATCCACCTAACGCGCCCCGGGCCCTGGCTGCTCTTGCGCGCCGGGGCGCGTTCCTTCCGGTGATACAAACATACCGGATCGGCGTTGAAAGGTAAGGTGCAAGCCATGATCGACATCGAACATATGCGGCTGATGATTGAGGGAAAGGAAGTTCTGCGAGACATCGATCTCCATTTGCGACCCGGCGATACGTATGGTCTGCTGGGGCCGAACGGCGCAGGAAAATCAACTACGATTTTCGCTATGTTGGGATTGCGTCCCAATGCCGGTGGCCATATCAGCGTTCTGGGCGGCGATCCGGCGCAGCAAGCGCTGGCCATTCGCCGTTCGGTGGGGGTGATGCCGGAGAAGGCAGGATTTTATGAATGGATGAGCGCCCTTGAGTATTTGAAATGGTACGCGCAGTTCTATGATGTCGTGCCTTCCAGCTCGGGGGTGCTCGACATGCTCGAAAACGTGGGGCTTGGGGCGGAAGCTCAAGTGCCCATCGGGACCTATTCACGAGGAATGAAGCAGCGTCTGGCCGTGGCTCGGGCCTTGATGACCCATCCTCGATTGCTGATTCTGGATGAGCCCACCAATGGGCTCGACCCCAAGGGCAGGCGCGAGATTCACGACCTGGTGGTGGCATTTGCGTCAGCCGGGGATGTCGGGGTGCTGTTGTGTACCCACCTGCTGGACGATGTGGATCGCCTCTGCAACCGGATCGGGATCATCGAAAATGGTCGGACCCGGCTCGAGGGCTCGCTGAGCGAACTGCTGGCGGAACAAGGGGGAGGTAAACGGTATCGTTTGCGCCTCCAAAGCGAGCCGGACACGACCACCCTGCCGGACGGGCTCGCCATAGCGGGCCGTGAAAACGGCTGGTGGCACGTTCGTGTGCATACGGCGCCACCTGGAGGGATGTCGAACCTTTGGTCTGAACTGTGGCGGGCCGGCTGGAAAATTTTGGAAATCCGTTCCGAGG
It includes:
- a CDS encoding efflux RND transporter permease subunit; this encodes MNSRWIQAHRRSILFLMALLAIAGVGSSFKLPVTLFPNVDFPRIVVSLDAGDRPAEQMALQVTRPVEEAVRRVPGLVDVRSTTSRGSAEISINMNWGADMAAATLQVNAAVTQVLPRLPKDTAFVTRRMDPTVFPIIAYSLTSSKFSPVELRDLAQYQLRPLLSGVAGVSQVDVSGGAREEYRITVDPARLQAYGLALNDVAGALGAANVIMAVGKLEDHYKLYLVVSDTRFETLEQIRQTILKSGVNGVVRLEDVATVDTATVPQWIRITADGRDAVMVQVYQQPGANSVQIAAEIRAKLESFRRQMPKGVIIANWYDQSRLVVASAASVRDAILIGVVLAMIVLLIFLRNLKITLIAMIIVPAVLAATVVMLYALGMSFNIMTLGGMAAAVGLIIDDAIVMVEHITRRLRGGKGPHHGRVMEAAREFFQPLSGSSAATLIVFVPLAFLSGVTGAFFKALSLTMGSALLISFLMTWLAVPILADHLLSRKDAEQKEGGRLTAWLHERYHLLMERLLAHPSLALILIVPLLASGWLAFRHVGSGFMPAMDEGGFILDYRSEPGTALSETDRLVRQVEEIVRSVADVDTYSRRTGTGLGGGLSEANEGDFFIRLKPMPRRPIEQVMDDIRNRVEEKVPGLHIGMAQLMEDLIGDLTAVPQPIEIKIFSDNAAKLQDTARRIARNIRSIPGVIEIRDGINPAGDALVVHVNRTRAALEGVDPEAITRLLQAYISGMITTEVQSGVKMVGVRLWIPEGLRTTDRDLKHLQLRAPDGHLFPLRRVAKIEALSGEPQISRENLKRMVAVTARISGRDMGSVIRDVKRMLDQPGILPAGMYYDLGGVYQQQQIAFKGLQAVFAAAVALVFLLLLFLYENFRVVLSIMSIPLMAVSAVFIGLWATGIELNISAIMGMTMIVGIVTEVAIFYFSEYRELVRHEPHRAALIDAGKNRMRPIAMTTFAAILTLLPLAYAIGQGSAMQQPLAIAIISGLVVQLPLVLLVMPVVYDLLTGRSGKWALSGDIPEDPLPETQGCCGEGGEPMTETGGGKPVNIPQEPRCSE
- a CDS encoding PepSY domain-containing protein: MKRKWIAIVGSGALALGVAVAGASFAKSEGGGVRSGAIRIEKQSEAEFPSMAKISMDQAVQNALASVQGQVLKTELEDENGFLVYGVEVVSADKSIVDVKVDAGTGTVLAMDRDEADGDGHESGESDDRDAED
- a CDS encoding ABC transporter ATP-binding protein, with translation MIDIEHMRLMIEGKEVLRDIDLHLRPGDTYGLLGPNGAGKSTTIFAMLGLRPNAGGHISVLGGDPAQQALAIRRSVGVMPEKAGFYEWMSALEYLKWYAQFYDVVPSSSGVLDMLENVGLGAEAQVPIGTYSRGMKQRLAVARALMTHPRLLILDEPTNGLDPKGRREIHDLVVAFASAGDVGVLLCTHLLDDVDRLCNRIGIIENGRTRLEGSLSELLAEQGGGKRYRLRLQSEPDTTTLPDGLAIAGRENGWWHVRVHTAPPGGMSNLWSELWRAGWKILEIRSEESSLEELYMSHTGKDNPHTLEAA